One Microcaecilia unicolor chromosome 4, aMicUni1.1, whole genome shotgun sequence genomic region harbors:
- the RRP8 gene encoding ribosomal RNA-processing protein 8, which translates to MFDTEDWNDGADAQHLSKSIHHHWKFPPGLQKPVVIPGARQKVLRKCLLETLRVLEAASQSFQEDNRPLPSQDLSNCGDEEAETTVTCSKPKKKKRNRGLNSDISTAGSETPSKKRKQSIESPKMRSEKCVTKLKESRGTAQDGPGKGVAVTVETLATRLEDEPVHQLSRKQWKNKQKNKKRNKNKFKMAPESKGITLTEPVSTGTRAAGPTKSGALSLKSSHSPRSDNCSVSKGPSLQDNIVLSRNGPKLSPREGRVKKLKKILQQKDTTDVSAAAAGKRADCKILQQKDLEVAETQETEWAEMCTDRSASLRSRMEERLKSARFRYINQQLYTSSSQEARRLFQQDPEAFQIYHHGFSAQLQRWPQNPTDEIIKYLKNRPASLVVADFGCGDCKIARSVRNTVHSFDLVALNNHVTVCDMAKVPLQDESVDIAVFCLALMGTNLREFFQEANRVLKPGGILKVAEVASRFEDIRAFISALANLGFKNTYKDTSNSFFYTFDFLKTGSPRSKGKLPGLQLKACLYKKR; encoded by the exons ATGTTTGATACTGAGGACTGGAACGACGGTGCTGACGCTCAGCATCTAAGCAAGTCCATCCATCATCATTGGAAGTTTCCTCCAGGACTGCAGAAACCAGTG GTTATTCCTGGTGCTCGGCAGAAAGTACTTAGAAAATGTCTCCTTGAAACGCTGCGAGTGCTGGAAGCTGCCTCGCAGAGCTTCCAAGAGGACAACAGACCCCTTCCATCCCAGGACTTGTCAAATTGCGGGGATGAAGAGGCTGAAACGACGGTGACCTGTTCAaaacccaaaaaaaagaaaaggaatcgGGGTCTGAACTCGGACATTTCCACAGCAGGGTCCGAGACGCCCtcaaagaaaaggaaacaaagTATAGAGAGCCCTAAGATGAGGTCTGAGAAATGTGTCACAAAGCTGAAGGAGAGCAGAG GTACTGCTCAGGATGGACCAGGGAAAGGTGTGGCTGTGACGGTAGAGACTCTGGCCACAAGACTTGAGGACGAACCAGTTCATCAGCTCAGCAGAAAACAATGGAAAaataaacagaagaacaaaaagcgaaataaaaataaatttaaaatggctCCAGAAAGTAAAGGCATAACTCTCACAGAGCCAGTGTCCACTGGGACCAGGGCCGCTGGACCCACGAAGAGTGGCGCCTTGTCCTTAAAAAGTAGCCACTCCCCAAGAAGTGACAACTGTTCAGTGTCCAAGGGGCCCAGCCTCCAGGATAATATTGTCCTATCCCGAAACGGACCAAAGTTGTCCCCACGAGAAGGACGGGTGAAAAAGCTGAAGAAGATCCTACAGCAGAAGGACACTACAGATGTATCGGCAGCAGCAGCTGGGAAGAGAGCGGACTGTAAGATCCTGCAGCAGAAGGACCTTGAGGTGGCCGAAACACAAGAGACGGAGTGGGCAGAAATGTGCACTGACCGCTCTGCATCACTGCGCAGTAGGATGGAGGAGCGGCTGAAATCAGCACGTTTCCGTTACATTAACCAGCAGCTGTATACTTCTAGTAGCCAGGAAGCTCGGCGGCTCTTTCAGCAAGACCCCGAGGCCTTTCAGATCTATCACCATGGCTTCAGCGCACAGCTGCAGCGCTGGCCCCAGAACCCCACTGATGAAATCATCAAATACCTTAAAAATCG GCCAGCGTCTCTAGTGGTTGCAGACTTTGGATGCGGAGATTGTAAAATTGCTCGCAGTGTCAGGAACACAGTGCATTCGTTTGACCTGGTGGCGCTGAACAACCATGTAACTGTATGCGACATGGCAAAG GTTCCGCTGCAGGATGAGTCTGTGGATATTGCTGTGTTCTGCCTGGCACTTATGGGCACAAACCTGCGAGAATTCTTCCAGGAAGCAAATCGAGTCCTGAAACCAGG CGGTATCCTGAAAGTCGCAGAGGTCGCCAGCCGCTTTGAAGATATTAGAGCATTCATCAGTGCTTTGGCAAACCTGGGTTTTAAGAATACTTACAAG GATACAAGCAACAGCTTTTTTTACACATTTGATTTCTTGAAGACTGGTTCTCCTCGCTCCAAGGGGAAGCTGCCAGGCCTGCAACTGAAAGCCTGTCTCTATAAGAAGCGCTGA